The proteins below are encoded in one region of Triticum aestivum cultivar Chinese Spring chromosome 1B, IWGSC CS RefSeq v2.1, whole genome shotgun sequence:
- the LOC123110504 gene encoding nitrogen regulatory protein P-II homolog, whose amino-acid sequence MSPATSSAVGTLSGGLLPHDAHRRRPFLTARLLPPRWSRLQVNAARHRRPATPARAQSAPSPGYLPDSEFYKIEAILRPWRVSHVSSGLLEMGIRGVTVSDVRGYGAQGGSTERYEGSEFSEDTFIAKVKMEIVVCKEQVEPVIDKIIEKARTGEIGDGKIFLIPVADVVRIRTGERGVHAERMVGGLSDKLPPVITIS is encoded by the exons ATGTCGCCGGCGACTTCTTCCGCGGTGGGTACCCTATCCGGCGGTCTCCTTCCCCACGATGCACATCGCCGGCGACCCTTCCTAACCGCCCGCCTTCTCCCGCCGCGCTGGTCTAGGCTCCAGGTCAACGCGGCCCGTCATCGCCGCCCGGCCACTCCCGCGCGCGCCCAGAGCGCTCCCTCCCCAG GGTACCTGCCGGACTCGGAGTTCTACAAGATCGAGGCCATCCTGAG GCCATGGAGGGTGTCGCACGTCTCGTCG GGTTTGCTAGAAATGGGGATCAGAGGCGTGACGGTGTCTGATGTGCGGGGTTATGGGGCGCAGGGCGGGTCGACGGAGCGGTACGAAG GGTCAGAATTTTCAGAAGATACATTTATTGCTAAAGTTAAAATGGAAATAGTCGTGTGCAAGGAGCAG GTTGAGCCAGTAATTGACAAAATAATTGAGAAGGCCAGAACTGGAGAAATTGGCGATGGAAAGATATTCT TGATACCCGTCGCGGACGTTGTAAGGATACGCACCGGCGAACGCGGAGTGCACGCGGAGAGGATGGTCGGCGGTCTGTCAGACAAGCTGCCCCCGGTGATCACAATATCATGA